GAGGAATATCTCTCGGTCAAAGAGTCCCGCAAACTCGACCTGTTCATTCAATACGGCCTGGCAGCCGGTTTTCAGGCGGTGCGTAATGCCGGCCTGGAAGTCACCGACGCCAACCGTGACCGCATCGGCGTGGCCATGGGATCGGGTATTGGCGGTTTGACCAATATCGAAGAAACCAGCCGCACGCTGCACGATTCCGGCCCCCGTCGAATTTCACCGTTCTTCGTCCCGGGCTCGATCATCAATATGATTTCCGGTTTCCTGTCCATCCACCTGGGCGCACAGGGGCCGAACTACGCCATCGCCACGGCGTGCACCACCGGCACCCACTGCATCGGCATGGCGGCGCGCAATATCGCCTATGACGAAGCCGACGTGATGATTGCCGGCGGCGCCGAAATGGCGGCCTGCGGCCTCGGCATGGGCGGCTTCGGTGCCTCCCGTGCGCTGTCGACCCGCAACGACGAGCCGACCCGTGCCAGCCGTCCGTGGGACAAGGGCCGTGACGGTTTCGTGCTGTCCGACGGCGCCGGTGCCCTGGTACTCGAAGAGCTGGAGCATGCCAAGGCGCGTGGCGCCACCATTTACGCCGAGCTGATCGGTTTTGGCATGAGCGGCGACGCCTACCACATGACCTCGCCACCGTCCGACGGTGCCGGCGCCGCACGCTGCATTACCAATGCGCTGCGCGATGCCAAGGTCAACCCGGACCA
The genomic region above belongs to Pseudomonas poae and contains:
- the fabF gene encoding beta-ketoacyl-ACP synthase II, translating into MSRRRVVVTGMGMLSPLGTDVPSSWQGILAGRSGIGLIEHTDLSAYSTRFGGSVKGFNVEEYLSVKESRKLDLFIQYGLAAGFQAVRNAGLEVTDANRDRIGVAMGSGIGGLTNIEETSRTLHDSGPRRISPFFVPGSIINMISGFLSIHLGAQGPNYAIATACTTGTHCIGMAARNIAYDEADVMIAGGAEMAACGLGMGGFGASRALSTRNDEPTRASRPWDKGRDGFVLSDGAGALVLEELEHAKARGATIYAELIGFGMSGDAYHMTSPPSDGAGAARCITNALRDAKVNPDQVQYINAHGTSTPTGDLAEAEAIKSVFGEHAYNLAVSSTKSMTGHLLGAAGAVEAIFSVMAIKDQVAPPTINLDEPDEGCDLNFVPHEAQPMPIDVVISNSFGFGGTNGSLVFRRFAE